From one Solanum stenotomum isolate F172 chromosome 12, ASM1918654v1, whole genome shotgun sequence genomic stretch:
- the LOC125848446 gene encoding uncharacterized protein LOC125848446 yields MPLYDCMLLLKPHVKKEALMDLVAKVGKHVYRKNGVLTDLKSFGTVQLGYGIKKLDGRYYQGQLMQMTVMTPPSFNNELHYLNKEDRLLRWLLVKHRDIKFGFDFLGEDDAKADLSKFRSNIYEIEEEEEEEEDDDDEYNVDESEKKSV; encoded by the exons ATGCCGCTTTATGATTGTATGCTTTTACTGAAACCGCATGTAAAAAAGGAGGCTCTGATGGACCTTGTAGCAAAGGTTGGGAAGCATGTTTATAGAAAAAATGGTGTGCTTACAGATTTAAAGTCGTTTGGTACTGTTCAATTGGGTTATGGCATTAAGAAACTAGATGGAAGATATTATCAG GGGCAACTGATGCAAATGACAGTGATGACACCTCCCAGTTTTAACAATGAGCTGCATTACTTGAACAAAGAAGACCGCCTACTTCGATGGCTTTTGGTTAAGCATCGTGACATCAAATTTGGATTTGACTTTTTGGGTGAAGATGATGCTAAGGCTGACCTAAGCAAGTTCAGGAGCAACATAtatgaaattgaggaagaagaagaagaagaagaagatgatgatgatgaatatAATGTCGATGAATCTGAGAAGAAGTCGGTCTAG
- the LOC125848439 gene encoding kinesin-like protein KIN-7G, with translation MHKLEAIMGTVATADEVVKEASGGEERILVSVRLRPLNDKEILRNDVSDWECINDTTIIYKNVNLSVSERSMYPSAYTFDRVFRTNCSTRQVYEETAKDVALSVLSGFNSSVFAYGQTSSGKTYTMTGITEYAIADIYDYIQKHSERDFILKFSAMEIYNESVRDLLSADSTLLRLLDDPERGTIVEKLTEETLRDWNHVIQLLSICEAQRQIGETALNETSSRSHQIIRLTIESSAREYLGRDNSSSLSATVNFVDLAGSERASQSLSAGTRLKEGCHINRSLLTLGTVIRKLSKGRNGHIPFRDSKLTRILQPSLGGNGRTAIICTMSPARSHVEQSRNTLLFASCAKEVTTTAQVNVVVSDKVLVKHLQRELTRLENELRSPRTSLFPSDYEALLREKNKQIEQMDKEIKDLTMQRDIAQTQVRDMRQLLGDDAGLLMQVGLGNYPNLRVQRSPDYRSPMQVSILSYTPSIDADIRTCSDGHSRSSSEEQIIRVPEFEENFLHNSSSPRLLAGHSSNYSESDSCEGWDEIEKQSNGTNSEDLYKEVHCIETKESSTKVKQESKFPSPEDRSKSPAEMTAENENKADKGTVSPPADDYARSAPPLLKENREVTLLPCKEDKEFVPFSSFKEEKKASEEPLSLPSKDSQTLESPKFADSRESVTLPLKEEKELNCVHTFEPPSPANLSSTYELLDDSPGSSILKLSRSRSCKPSLMDDLYSPCFKELNKNENTPPSRPERNVNATPECWEIKISPPNFTSDVKDSQEKTSTFYGETDVNEVSKGEDTDNESVNDVDDARTDDTDELQYEKEVKECPEAELEHDRPSKCVKDVGLDPIEDDLKSLRSWPSEFKMLQKEIIELWNACNISLVHRTYFFLLFQGDAKDAVYLEVEIRRLTFLNNTYSHGEKTEVNGRTLSLAQSMKDLRQERRMLRKQMLRKLTEEERESLYLKWGIRINSKHRRFQLVQRLWNKTDDMNHIADSAYLVAKLTGLMKPGQAPKEMFGLDFSPRPSRTYSFTRSLISSIL, from the exons ATGCATAAACTTGAAGCAATTATGGGTACAGTGGCGACTGCTGATGAGGTGGTGAAGGAGGCTAGTGGCGGCGAAGAAAGAATTTTGGTGTCGGTGCGTCTGAGGCCTTTGAatgataaagaaattttaagaaatgaTGTTTCAGATTGGGAGTGTATTAATGACACTacaattatttacaaaaatgttAATCTTTCTGTGTCTGAACGCTCTATGTATCCCTCTGCTTATACATTTG ACAGGGTATTTAGGACTAATTGCTCCACAAGACAGGTGTATGAAGAAACTGCTAAAGATGTTGCTCTTTCTGTCCTTAGTGGATTCAATT CAAGCGTATTCGCGTATGGCCAAACGAGCAGTGGAAAGACGTATACTATGACTGGTATAACTGAATATGCTATAGCTGATATATATGACTACATTCAGAAG CACTCGGAGAGAGACTTTATTTTGAAGTTCTCTGCTATGGAAATTTACAATGAATCTGTCCGAGATCTCCTTAGTGCTGATAGCACTCTTCTTAGACTTCTAGATGACCCCGAG AGAGGGACAATTGTTGAGAAACTCACAGAGGAAACATTGAGGGATTGGAACCATGTCATTCAGCTCCTTTCTATTTGTGAAG CTCAGAGACAGATAGGGGAGACTGCGCTCAATGAGACCAGCTCCAGATCTCACCAAATTATCAGACTG ACAATTGAAAGTTCTGCGCGGGAATATTTAGGCAGGGACAATTCCAGTTCTCTTTCAGCTACTGTG AATTTTGTTGATTTAGCTGGAAGTGAGCGTGCATCTCAGTCATTGTCAGCTGGCACAAGGCTGAAAGAGGGCTGCCACATAAATCGCAGTTTGCTGACTTTGGGCACTGTTATACGCAAGCTAAG CAAGGGTAGGAATGGTCACATTCCATTCCGAGATTCAAAGTTAACTAGGATACTACAACCGTCATTGGGTGGCAATGGTAGAACTGCCATCATCTGTACAATGAGCCCTGCACGAAGTCATGTTGAGCAATCAAGGAATACTCTTCTGTTTGCAAGTTGTGCCAAGGAAGTAACTACTACTGCCCAAGTGAATGTAGTCGTCTCAGATAAAGTTTTAGTGAAGCATTTGCAGAGGGAGTTGACGAGATTGGAGAACGAGTTAAGGAGTCCTAGAACTTCTCTATTCCCTTCAGATTATGAAGCATTGCTGCGAGAGAAGAACAAACAAATAGAACAG ATGGACAAGGAGATAAAGGACTTGACCATGCAGCGTGACATAGCTCAGACTCAAGTTAGAGATATGCGACAACTGCTTGGAGATGATGCAGGTTTATTAATGCAG GTTGGTTTAGGAAACTACCCAAATCTGCGTGTGCAGAGATCACCAGATTATCGAAGCCCAATGCAAGTGTCCATTTTGTCATACACTCCATCTATAGATGCTGATATTAGAACATGTTCAGATGGACATAGCAGGAGTAGTTCCGAGGAACAAATTATACGCGTACCAGAGTTTGAAGAGAACTTTCTCCATAACAGTTCATCTCCAAGGTTATTAGCTGGCCACAGTTCAAATTATAGTGAAAGTGATTCATGTGAAGGATGGGATGAGATTGAAAAACAAAGTAATGGAACTAATTCAGAAGACCTATACAAGGAAGTTCATTGCATTGAAACCAAGGAATCAAGTACGAAGGTAAAACAAGAATCCAAATTTCCATCTCCTGAAGATAGAAGTAAATCTCCAGCTGAAATGACAGCAGAAAATGAAAACAAAGCAGATAAGGGAACAGTGTCACCTCCAGCAGACGACTATGCACGATCAGCACCACCTTTACTCAAGGAAAATAGAGAAGTCACATTGTTGCCCTGTAAAGAAGACAAAGAATTTGTGCCCTTCTCATCTtttaaggaagaaaagaaagctaGTGAAGAACCATTGTCACTTCCCTCAAAGGATTCTCAAACCCTTGAATCACCAAAGTTCGCAGACAGTAGAGAGTCAGTAACATTGCCGttgaaagaagagaaagagttGAACTGTGTGCATACATTTGAGCCTCCTTCTCCAGCAAATTTATCCTCAACATATGAGCTCCTTGACGATTCACCAGGCTCAAGCATCTTGAAATTAAGTAGAAGCAGAAGCTGTAAACCTAGCCTAATGGATGATCTATATTCTCCATGTTTTAAGGAActcaacaaaaatgaaaatactcCACCATCTAGGCCAGAAAGAAATGTCAACGCAACACCTGAGTGTTGGGAAATCAAAATCTCTCCCCCGAACTTTACCTCCGATGTGAAGGACTCTCAAGAGAAAACTTCCACCTTTTATGGCGAGACTGATGTCAATGAAGTGTCAAAAGGGGAAGATACCGATAATGAGAGTGTCAATGATGTAGATGATGCAAGGACGGACGATACAGATGAGCTTCAATATGAAAAGGAGGTCAAAGAATGTCCT GAGGCTGAACTAGAGCATGATAGACCATCAAAGTGTGTCAAAGATGTCGGCTTGGACCCAATTGAAGATGATCTGAAAAGTCTTCGCAGCTGGCCCTCGGAGTTCAAGATGCTACAGAAAGAGATTATTGAACTTTGGAATGCTTGCAACATTTCCCTTGTGCACAGAACATATTTCTTCCTTCTATTTCAAGGTGATGCTAAGGATGCAGTATATCTGGAGGTAGAGATCAGAAGACTGACCTTCCTCAACAACACATATTCGCATGGAGAGAAAACAGAGGTCAATGGCAGGACTTTGTCCCTTGCACAAAG CATGAAAGACCTTCGTCAAGAGAGACGAATGCTGCGCAAGCAAATGCTGAGGAAGCTAACAGAAGAAGAACGAGAAAGCCTGTACCTTAAGTGGGGCATTCGGATTAACAGCAAACATAGGAGGTTCCAGTTGGTTCAGCGTTTGTGGAACAAGACAGATGATATGAACCACATTGCAGATAGTGCTTACCTGGTAGCAAAACTAACCGGATTGATGAAGCCAGGACAAGCTCCTAAAGAGATGTTTGGTCTTGATTTTTCACCTAGACCATCTAGAACTTATAGCTTCACGCGTAGTTTGATATCTTCAATCTTGTAA
- the LOC125848440 gene encoding uncharacterized protein LOC125848440: MSRIFSVGKTKGLGQSLCRNRTTICSEQARKLELIGNGVCPPICRFYGQYVSTRGYDSSVARRMRNTFYGSYSLTSPGTAVRNHAEVAWKKLSRKYFDEGQTFIRLSRFAQALSLALSRSYVILPSFLALAYGRNIALAQASPDLEYGLPLTSFYRHAENGHFLVTSVLHSICEGFVLLLRAFYLGILFSPSIVMAPFADAFGPSFRKLWLQVVRSTLERAGPAFIKWGQWAATRPDLFSKDLCTELSKLHTKAPEHSFAYTKKTIKKAFGREISEIFDEFEEKPLASGSIAQVHRASLLYPYRGRKIKPIVVAVKVRHPGVGESIRRDFEIINLVAKISKCIPKLKWLRLDESVQQFAVFMMSQVDLAREAAHLSRFIYNFRRWKDVSFPKPVYPLVHPAVLVETFEQGECVSYYVDELEGHERLKSALAHIGTHALLKMLLVDNFIHADMHPGNILVRVTQSKSSRKRIFKSKPHVVFLDVGMTAELTNNDRIILLEFFKAIARRDGQSVAECTLQLSKKQNCPNPEAFIKEVKESFDFWGTPEGDLVHPADCIEQLLEKVRHHRVNIDGNVCTVMVTTLVLEGWQRKLDPDYDVMHTLQTLLLKSDWAESLTYTIEGLMAP; encoded by the exons ATGTCAAG AATCTTTTCAGTTGGTAAAACTAAAGGACTTGGACAATCCTTATGCCGAAATCGGACTACTATCTGCTCAGAACAAGCGAGAAAATTAGAACTTATTGGGAATGGTGTATGTCCTCCTATATGTAGATTTTATGGGCAATATGTATCTACTAGGGGATATGATTCATCTGTAGCACGTAGAATGCGTAATACTTTCTATGGGAGTTATTCATTGACTTCACCGGGAACAGCTGTAAGAAATCATGCAGAAGTTGCTTGGAAGAAGTTATCACGTAAATATTTCGATGAGGGGCAAACTTTTATTCGCTTAAGTCGATTTGCACAAGCACTTAGCTTGGCATTGAGCAGATCTTATGTGATTCTCCCTAGTTTTCTTGCCTTAGCGTATGGAAGAAATATAGCACTGGCACAAGCATCACCAGACTTGGAGTATGGTCTCCCACTGACTAGCTTCTACAGGCATGCTGAAAACGGACATTTTTTGGTTACCTCAGTGCTGCATTCCATATGTGAAGGTTTTGTTCTGCTGTTGAGAGCCTTTTATTTGGGGATACTCTTTTCTCCTAGCATTGTAATGGCCCCATTTGCTGATGCATTTGGACCTTCTTTCAGGAAACTGTGGCTTCAGGTAGTCCGTAGCACACTCGAAAGAGCAGGTCCTGCATTTATCAAATGGGGCCAGTGGGCAGCTACACGGCCTGATCTTTTCTCTAAAGATTTGTGTACTGAGCTATCAAAGCTTCACACCAAAGCTCCTGAACATAGCTTCGCTTACACGAAAAAGACAATCAAAAAAGCATTTGGTCGAGagatttctgaaatttttgatgaatttgaggAGAAACCTCTGGCATCTGGAAGTATTGCTCAAGTGCATAGGGCTTCCTTGTTGTATCCATACCGTGGTCGAAAGATCAAGCCTATAGTGGTGGCTGTGAAAGTTAGGCATCCTGGAGTAGGTGAATCAATAAGACGAGATTTCGAGATTATTAATCTAGTTGCTAAGATATCAAAGTGCATTCCTAAACTTAAGTGGTTAAGGTTGGATGAAAGCGTCCAGCAATTTGCTGTTTTTATGATGTCTCAGGTTGATCTTGCTAGGGAGGCTGCACATTTAAGCCGCTTCATCTATAATTTCCGCAGATGGAAGGATGTCTCTTTTCCAAAGCCTGTCTATCCCCTAGTGCATCCTGCTGTATTGGTGGagacttttgaacaaggggaaTGTGTTTCATATTATGTTGATGAGCTTGAAGGCCATGAAAGACTTAAAAGTGCACTTGCTCATATTGGGACACATGCTCTTCTAAAGATGCTTTTG GTGGATAACTTTATTCATGCTGACATGCATCCTGGAAATATCCTTGTTCGGGTAACCCAAAGCAAGTCATCTCGGAAACGAATCTTCAAATCAAAGCCTCATGTTGTTTTCCTTGATGTAGGCATGACCGCTGAACTTACTAACAATGATCGGATAATATTATTGGAGTTCTTTAAGGCAATTGCTCGTCGAGATGGCCAATCTGTAGCAGAGTGCACTCTGCAATTGTCAAAGAAACAGAATTGCCCTAATCCAGAAGCCTTCATTAAG GAAGTGAAGGAGTCATTTGATTTTTGGGGAACTCCAGAAGGTGATTTGGTCCACCCTGCTGATTGCATTGAGCAACTCCTTGAGAAAGTTCGGCATCACAGAGTGAACATCGATGGTAATGTCTGCACTGTTATGGTGACAACTTTAGTCCTTGAG GGCTGGCAAAGGAAGCTTGATCCTGATTATGATGTTATGCACACCTTGCAGACACTGCTGCTCAAATCTGATTGGGCAGAATCTCTAACTTACACTATTGAAGGACTCATGGCCCCATGA
- the LOC125848443 gene encoding glyoxylase I 4-like: MIVEIEEVSSCEALPLLSLNHVSLLVRDVWNSVRFYEDVLGFCLVKRPSSFNFHGAWLYNYGVGIHLLENKGMEDYDEPRPINPKDNHISFQSSDVVVVKRRLEEMGMRYATALVEEEGIKVDQVFFHDPDGYMIEICNCDNLPILPISSSCSLKPHNYYNKMIATNYGCGFMENEMLENLSMNMLNFSF; encoded by the exons ATGATAGTGGAGATTGAGGAAGTGAGCAGCTGCGAAGCACTGCCTCTGCTTTCACTAAATCATGTGTCCTTGTTAGTGAGAGATGTCTGGAATTCTGTGCGCTTCTATGAAGATGTCTTGGGTTTTTGCCTTGTTAAACGCCCTTCTTCTTTCAACTTCCATGGAGCCTG GTTGTACAACTATGGAGTGGGGATTCACTTGCTTGAGAACAAAGGTATGGAGGATTACGATGAACCTCGACCAATTAATCCCAAGGATAACCACATTTCCTTCCAG AGTAGTGATGTTGTGGTAGTGAAGAGGAGGTTGGAGGAAATGGGAATGCGATACGCGACTGCACTTGTGGAGGAAGAAGGGATAAAGGTGGATCAAGTGTTTTTCCATGATCCTGATGGCTACATGATTGAAATATGCAACTGTGACAACCTTCCTATTCTGCCCATATCTTCAAGCTGCTCACTCAAGCCCCACAACTATTATAACAAAATGATTGCCACAAATTATGGATGTGGTTTCATGGAGAATGAGATGCTGGAGAACTTAAGCATGAACATGCTCAACTTTTCCTTCTAA